Proteins encoded in a region of the Pseudomonas sp. GOM7 genome:
- a CDS encoding disulfide bond formation protein B encodes MHLASPRPLFFLAFLGCVLLMAAALYLEHVVGLEPCPLCIVQRICVIAFGLVCLVAALHGPGRFGQRVYALLALFFALAGAATAGRQIWLQSVPPEQLEACLPGLEYMIEAFPLQEIVSKVFRGTADCAEVNWTLFGMSIPEWSLLGFIGMLGFALFQSLRRS; translated from the coding sequence ATGCACTTGGCCAGTCCGCGTCCTCTGTTCTTCCTGGCGTTTCTCGGTTGCGTACTGCTCATGGCAGCGGCTCTGTATCTGGAGCATGTGGTGGGGCTCGAGCCCTGCCCGCTGTGCATCGTCCAGCGCATCTGCGTGATCGCCTTCGGCCTGGTGTGCCTGGTGGCGGCACTGCATGGGCCGGGGCGTTTCGGGCAGCGCGTGTATGCGCTGCTGGCGCTGTTCTTCGCCCTCGCCGGGGCGGCCACGGCTGGTCGGCAGATCTGGCTGCAGAGCGTACCGCCGGAGCAACTGGAGGCTTGTCTACCAGGGCTGGAGTACATGATCGAGGCCTTCCCCTTGCAGGAGATCGTCAGCAAGGTCTTCCGTGGTACGGCCGATTGCGCCGAGGTCAACTGGACACTGTTCGGCATGAGCATCCCGGAGTGGAGCCTGCTGGGTTTCATCGGCATGCTGGGGTTTGCCCTGTTCCAGTCGTTGCGCCGTAGCTGA
- a CDS encoding sensor histidine kinase: MSSQTHVNHPKPSPVDDFFVPELCQPEALLSMVLLAELLVLVLVLAEPMVPNFDWVRLALTSLFVQWIVLLSAALLCRLRPLLARLRPALAGVLCCLLVVLLTLGCTAVADYYDLGGPLPRSGETRLYLRHALISLIMSALLLRYFYLQSQWRRQEQAELRARIESLQARIRPHFLFNSLNSIASLVAVDPAKAEQAVLDLSDLFRASLAKPGTLVSWGEELELAKRYLSIEHYRLGERLQLQWEVDNVPEDLPIPQLTLQPLLENALIYGIQPRIAGGLVRIEADYQDGVFSLCVSNPYEERGEQQHPSRGTRQALSNIDARLTALFGPRASLSVERRDGRHYSCLRYPCARLTQEARAI; this comes from the coding sequence ATGTCTAGCCAAACCCACGTCAACCATCCCAAGCCTTCGCCGGTGGATGACTTCTTCGTGCCCGAACTGTGCCAGCCCGAGGCGCTGCTGAGCATGGTGCTGCTGGCCGAGCTGCTGGTACTGGTATTGGTGCTGGCCGAACCCATGGTGCCGAACTTCGATTGGGTGCGCCTGGCGCTGACCTCGCTGTTCGTGCAGTGGATCGTGCTGCTGTCGGCGGCCTTGCTGTGCCGGCTGCGGCCCTTGCTGGCGCGCTTGCGTCCGGCCCTGGCCGGCGTGCTGTGCTGCCTGCTGGTGGTGCTGCTGACCCTGGGCTGCACCGCCGTCGCCGATTACTACGACCTTGGCGGGCCCTTGCCGCGCAGTGGTGAAACGCGACTTTACCTGCGTCATGCACTGATCAGCCTGATCATGTCGGCACTGCTGCTACGCTACTTCTATCTGCAGAGCCAATGGCGCAGGCAGGAGCAGGCTGAGTTGCGCGCGCGCATCGAGTCGTTGCAGGCGCGGATTCGCCCGCACTTCCTGTTCAACAGCCTCAACAGCATCGCCAGTCTGGTGGCGGTCGACCCAGCCAAGGCCGAGCAGGCAGTACTGGATCTGTCCGATCTGTTTCGCGCCAGCCTGGCCAAGCCGGGCACGCTGGTTTCCTGGGGAGAGGAACTCGAATTGGCGAAACGTTATCTATCGATCGAGCACTATAGGCTCGGCGAACGGCTACAGTTGCAATGGGAGGTCGATAATGTGCCCGAGGATCTGCCGATTCCTCAGCTCACCTTGCAACCTCTTTTGGAAAACGCCTTGATCTATGGCATCCAGCCACGCATAGCAGGTGGCCTGGTGCGCATCGAGGCGGATTACCAGGACGGTGTGTTCAGTTTGTGTGTCAGCAATCCGTATGAAGAGCGTGGCGAGCAGCAGCACCCGTCGCGGGGTACGCGCCAAGCGCTGAGCAACATCGACGCGCGTTTGACGGCACTTTTCGGGCCGCGCGCCAGTCTCAGCGTGGAGCGTCGTGACGGCCGTCATTACAGCTGTCTACGCTATCCTTGTGCGAGACTCACGCAGGAAGCCAGAGCAATATGA
- a CDS encoding uroporphyrinogen-III C-methyltransferase: MSEAATPKQQDKTSASAAANTPSKPPVKAPRSGGTGLAALALLIGLGGAAAGGWSLWQLQQMQGLEQQQAQALQRIADDSEQQVRGVAQRLDARLAELPSATELDERRRLLANLQSDQQRLSQRLESVLDGSRQDWRLDEAEHLLRLATLRLSALQDVDSAETLVQTADDILRDQNDPAAFAAREQLSRSLEALRTTQRPDRVGLFLQLAALREQAATLNPLAPTLEGQGDVLSDLAAEGDGSAWWSEWLKKLSDYFRIEFDADRNVRPLLSGQSLAQVRLSLSLALEQAQWAALHGQSGVYRQALKQAEEILDAHFNLDNPDSRALLQRFAELADAPVEVKVPDLSESVDALQAYLQRKHAQRRQGAAAAGEVQ, encoded by the coding sequence GTGAGCGAAGCAGCCACCCCGAAACAACAAGATAAAACCTCGGCCAGCGCAGCCGCGAACACGCCCAGCAAACCGCCGGTGAAGGCGCCACGCAGTGGCGGCACGGGTCTCGCCGCCCTGGCCTTGCTGATCGGTCTGGGCGGAGCGGCTGCAGGTGGTTGGAGCCTGTGGCAACTGCAGCAGATGCAGGGGCTGGAGCAACAGCAGGCGCAGGCGCTGCAACGCATCGCCGATGACAGTGAGCAGCAGGTGCGTGGTGTGGCCCAGCGCCTCGATGCGCGCCTGGCCGAGCTGCCCAGTGCCACCGAGCTGGATGAGCGCCGGCGGCTGCTGGCCAATCTGCAGAGCGATCAGCAGCGCCTCAGCCAGCGCCTGGAGTCCGTGCTCGATGGCAGTCGTCAGGACTGGCGCCTGGACGAGGCCGAGCACCTGCTGCGCCTGGCCACGCTGCGTCTGAGCGCCCTGCAGGACGTTGACAGTGCCGAGACGCTGGTGCAGACCGCCGATGACATCCTGCGGGATCAGAACGACCCGGCTGCCTTCGCCGCCCGCGAACAGCTTAGCCGTAGCCTGGAAGCCCTGCGCACCACGCAGCGCCCGGATCGGGTCGGCCTGTTCCTGCAACTGGCTGCCCTGCGTGAGCAGGCGGCCACCCTCAATCCGCTGGCGCCGACCCTGGAAGGGCAGGGCGACGTGCTCTCCGACCTGGCTGCCGAAGGTGACGGCAGTGCCTGGTGGAGCGAGTGGCTGAAAAAACTCTCCGACTACTTCCGCATCGAGTTCGACGCTGATCGCAACGTGCGCCCGCTGCTCTCCGGGCAGAGCCTGGCGCAGGTGCGTCTGAGCCTGTCGCTGGCCCTGGAACAGGCGCAATGGGCCGCGCTGCATGGGCAGAGCGGGGTATACCGGCAGGCGCTGAAGCAGGCCGAGGAGATCCTCGACGCCCACTTCAACTTGGACAATCCTGACAGCCGTGCCCTGCTTCAGCGCTTCGCCGAACTGGCCGACGCCCCCGTCGAGGTCAAGGTGCCGGATCTGAGCGAATCGGTCGATGCACTGCAAGCCTATCTGCAGCGCAAGCACGCCCAGCGTCGGCAGGGGGCCGCAGCGGCCGGGGAGGTGCAATGA
- a CDS encoding FKBP-type peptidyl-prolyl cis-trans isomerase has protein sequence MSRALAAAFCLCISPLAFATPQDDLAYSLGARLGERLREEVPDLALPELIEGLRQAYAGQPLRLDEARIERLLEEHEARMAQDPQRHAKAQQDEQRFLAEERAKPGVRVLEGGVLISEVRPGSGAKPTARSRVQVRYSGHLADGSLFDESQTPQWFRLDSLIAGWRSALLQMPVGAHWRLVVPSAQAYGAEGAGDLIPPYSPLVFDLELLGVAN, from the coding sequence ATGAGCCGCGCCCTAGCTGCCGCATTTTGCCTGTGCATCAGCCCACTCGCCTTCGCCACGCCACAAGACGACCTGGCATACAGCCTGGGTGCCCGCCTGGGTGAACGCCTGCGCGAGGAGGTGCCGGATCTGGCGCTGCCGGAGCTGATCGAAGGCCTGCGCCAGGCTTACGCGGGCCAGCCGCTGAGGCTGGACGAGGCGCGCATCGAACGACTGCTGGAAGAGCATGAAGCGCGCATGGCGCAAGACCCGCAGCGCCATGCCAAGGCCCAGCAGGACGAACAGCGCTTTCTCGCCGAGGAGCGAGCCAAACCTGGTGTACGGGTATTGGAGGGGGGCGTGCTGATCAGCGAGGTACGGCCCGGCAGCGGCGCCAAGCCGACTGCACGTAGCCGTGTGCAGGTGCGTTACAGTGGCCATCTGGCCGATGGCAGCCTGTTCGACGAGAGCCAGACGCCGCAGTGGTTCAGGCTCGACAGCCTGATCGCGGGCTGGCGCAGCGCCCTGCTGCAGATGCCGGTCGGCGCGCACTGGCGCCTGGTGGTGCCATCGGCCCAGGCCTATGGGGCAGAAGGCGCGGGGGATCTGATACCGCCCTATTCGCCGCTGGTTTTCGACCTGGAGCTGCTCGGCGTGGCCAACTGA
- the rsd gene encoding sigma D regulator gives MLESCRNAQERWGGVHQLIDRWLHERHELVKAYKGLVDTPPSSAVTAERLHGFCELLVDYVSAGHFEVYEQLTSEAKAFNDRRGLELAKQIYPRIEAITEVALAFNDRCDGSGGEGTSELLTELQRLGPLLHERFELEDCLIEVLHNSHQQQAAALA, from the coding sequence ATGCTCGAAAGTTGCCGCAACGCCCAGGAGCGCTGGGGAGGTGTGCACCAGTTGATCGACCGCTGGCTGCATGAGCGCCATGAACTGGTAAAGGCCTACAAGGGGCTGGTCGACACGCCGCCGAGTTCGGCTGTCACGGCAGAGCGCCTGCACGGCTTCTGTGAATTGCTGGTCGATTATGTCTCGGCCGGGCATTTCGAGGTCTACGAACAGCTCACCAGCGAAGCCAAGGCCTTCAATGACCGACGCGGCCTGGAGCTGGCCAAGCAGATCTACCCCCGTATCGAAGCCATCACCGAAGTCGCGCTGGCCTTCAATGATCGCTGCGATGGCAGCGGTGGCGAGGGTACCAGCGAGCTGCTGACCGAGTTGCAGCGTCTGGGGCCCTTGCTGCACGAGCGTTTCGAGCTGGAAGACTGCCTGATCGAGGTGCTGCACAACTCGCATCAGCAACAGGCCGCCGCACTGGCCTGA
- a CDS encoding heme biosynthesis HemY N-terminal domain-containing protein, translating to MKRLLWLLVLLAVGAALYLLSLAIEADPGYVLFAYKGFRYQSSLWAFLGLLVVVVLLYYLTKALLRLLLSSTRLANPWSRLHRERRARLASEQGMLDLAEGRWARAQRQLSRAAEASSQPLMYYLGAARAAGKLGQHEQSDALLEKALQQQPRAELAIALTHAELQRKRGDSDAALETLQAMRERHPGHHLVLRQLQRLYLQRQDWSALLGLLPELRKEKALPAAELDELERETWRGRLAEVGEQGLEQGETALQPLTQAWNQLSAGLRHDPELIATYVEQLRRLGAQEEAEQVLRSALKRSYDSRLARFYGVLRGSDPARQLEYAEGWLKQHPDDAALQLTLGRLCLQNQLWGKARDYFESSLRLQRHPETCAELARLLAQLGDVERSNQLLLESHDLLHHGLPNLPQPRGAAS from the coding sequence ATGAAACGCCTGCTCTGGCTGCTCGTTCTGCTCGCCGTTGGCGCGGCGCTCTATCTGCTCAGCCTGGCCATCGAGGCCGACCCTGGCTACGTGCTGTTCGCCTACAAGGGCTTCCGCTACCAGTCCAGCCTGTGGGCTTTCCTCGGGCTGCTGGTGGTTGTGGTGCTGCTGTACTACCTGACCAAGGCCCTGCTGCGCCTGTTGCTCAGCTCCACGCGCCTGGCCAACCCCTGGTCGCGCCTGCATCGTGAACGGCGCGCTCGCCTGGCCTCCGAGCAAGGCATGCTGGATTTGGCCGAAGGGCGCTGGGCGCGTGCGCAGCGGCAACTGAGCCGTGCTGCCGAGGCCTCCAGCCAGCCCTTGATGTACTACCTTGGGGCAGCGCGGGCAGCCGGCAAGCTCGGCCAGCACGAACAGAGCGATGCGCTGCTGGAAAAGGCGCTGCAACAGCAACCTCGAGCCGAGCTGGCGATTGCCCTGACCCATGCCGAACTGCAGCGCAAACGGGGCGACAGCGATGCCGCGCTGGAGACCCTGCAGGCCATGCGCGAGCGCCACCCAGGGCACCACCTGGTGCTGCGTCAGTTGCAGCGCCTGTATCTTCAGCGTCAGGACTGGTCGGCCCTGCTGGGCCTGTTGCCGGAGCTGCGCAAGGAGAAGGCGCTGCCAGCCGCCGAGTTGGACGAGCTGGAGCGTGAAACCTGGCGTGGACGTCTGGCCGAGGTTGGCGAGCAGGGTCTGGAGCAGGGCGAGACCGCCCTGCAACCGCTGACCCAGGCCTGGAACCAGCTCTCCGCTGGCCTGCGCCATGACCCGGAACTGATCGCCACCTACGTCGAGCAACTGCGCCGTCTCGGTGCTCAGGAGGAGGCCGAGCAGGTGCTGCGTAGCGCGCTCAAACGCAGTTACGACAGCCGCCTGGCGCGTTTCTACGGGGTGCTGCGCGGCAGCGATCCGGCGCGCCAGCTAGAGTACGCCGAGGGCTGGCTGAAACAGCACCCGGACGATGCCGCGCTGCAACTGACCCTCGGCCGGCTGTGCCTGCAGAACCAGTTGTGGGGCAAGGCGCGCGACTATTTCGAGAGCAGCCTGCGTCTGCAGCGCCATCCGGAGACCTGCGCCGAGCTGGCTCGCCTGCTGGCGCAGCTCGGCGACGTGGAGCGCAGCAATCAACTGCTGCTGGAAAGCCATGACCTGCTCCACCACGGCTTGCCCAACCTGCCACAGCCACGAGGTGCGGCGAGCTAA
- a CDS encoding LytR/AlgR family response regulator transcription factor gives MNVLIVDDEPLARERLSRMVGELEGYRVLEPAASNGEEALTLIDSLKPDVVLLDIRMPGLDGLQVAAKLCEREAPPAVIFCTAHDEFALEAFQVSAVGYLVKPVRAENLREALKKAERPNRVQLAALTRPAAESGTGPRSHISARTRKGIELIPLDQVVYFIADHKYVTLRHEGGEVLLDEPLKSLEDEFGERFVRIHRNALVARERIERLQRTPLGHFQLYLKGLGGDALVVSRRHVAGVRKLMQNL, from the coding sequence ATGAATGTCCTGATAGTCGATGACGAACCCCTTGCCCGCGAGCGCCTCAGCCGCATGGTCGGCGAGCTCGAGGGTTACCGAGTATTGGAGCCCGCCGCCAGCAATGGCGAGGAGGCCCTTACCCTGATCGACAGCCTGAAACCGGATGTCGTGCTGCTGGACATCCGCATGCCCGGGCTGGACGGGCTGCAGGTGGCCGCCAAGCTTTGCGAGCGCGAAGCGCCGCCGGCAGTGATCTTCTGCACCGCCCATGATGAATTCGCCCTGGAAGCCTTTCAGGTCAGCGCGGTCGGCTACCTGGTCAAGCCAGTGCGTGCCGAAAACCTGCGCGAGGCATTGAAGAAGGCCGAGCGTCCCAACCGCGTGCAACTGGCGGCCCTGACCCGTCCGGCTGCGGAGAGCGGTACCGGCCCACGCAGCCATATCAGCGCCCGCACGCGCAAGGGCATCGAGCTGATTCCCCTGGATCAGGTGGTCTACTTCATCGCCGATCACAAATACGTGACCCTGCGTCACGAGGGCGGTGAAGTGCTGCTGGACGAGCCGCTCAAGTCGCTGGAAGACGAATTCGGCGAGCGTTTCGTGCGTATCCATCGCAACGCCCTGGTGGCCCGCGAGCGCATCGAGCGCCTGCAGCGCACTCCGCTGGGGCATTTTCAACTCTACCTCAAGGGCCTTGGCGGGGACGCGCTGGTGGTGAGCCGGCGCCATGTGGCCGGCGTGCGCAAGCTGATGCAGAACCTTTAG
- a CDS encoding TIGR02444 family protein yields MQDLWNFALELYARPGVEQACLQLQEAGSDVCLLLTGAWLQKRGVRCLDERLAALRELAGPWQRDVVAPLRQTRHQWRSAAREDAELDALREQLKRLELQAERVLLERLQALAEKWPEEAGEDDWLARLVGKGSAALQMLRGAAGSP; encoded by the coding sequence GTGCAGGATCTGTGGAATTTCGCCCTCGAACTCTACGCCAGACCCGGCGTGGAACAGGCCTGCCTGCAATTGCAGGAAGCAGGCAGCGACGTCTGCCTGCTGCTTACAGGCGCCTGGCTGCAAAAGCGCGGCGTGCGCTGCCTGGACGAGCGCCTGGCAGCATTACGCGAGTTGGCCGGCCCCTGGCAGCGCGACGTGGTCGCCCCGCTGCGGCAAACACGTCATCAATGGCGATCCGCCGCCCGTGAGGATGCAGAGTTGGACGCTCTGCGCGAACAGCTCAAGAGACTGGAATTGCAGGCCGAGCGGGTGCTGCTCGAACGCTTGCAGGCGCTGGCAGAAAAATGGCCCGAAGAGGCAGGCGAAGACGATTGGCTCGCTCGCCTGGTTGGGAAAGGCAGCGCCGCGCTGCAGATGCTACGCGGCGCTGCAGGCTCGCCTTAG
- a CDS encoding uroporphyrinogen-III synthase produces the protein MSAWRLLLTRPAEECAALAQTLAAQGIASHCLPLLAIESLPECAEQHETFAGLRRYCAVIVVSKPAARLSLQWLARYWPQAPATPAWFSVGAATADVLAEQGLQVHFPASGDDSEALLELPALQQAIATAEAPRVLILRGEGGREFLAERLRGQGVTVDYLPLYRRTLPSYPAGELMRCVLAERLNALMVSSGQGLEHLLQLAGADWPRLARLPLFVPSPRVAEQARRAGAEIVVDCRGASAAALQAALEHFPAATL, from the coding sequence GTGAGCGCCTGGCGCCTGCTGCTGACCCGCCCCGCCGAGGAGTGCGCGGCGCTGGCGCAGACGCTGGCCGCGCAGGGCATCGCCAGCCATTGCCTGCCCCTGCTGGCCATCGAGTCACTGCCTGAATGCGCCGAGCAGCACGAAACCTTCGCCGGCCTGCGGCGCTATTGCGCGGTGATCGTGGTCAGCAAGCCGGCGGCCCGCCTGAGCCTGCAATGGCTCGCGCGCTACTGGCCGCAAGCACCGGCGACGCCCGCCTGGTTCAGCGTTGGCGCGGCCACCGCCGATGTGCTCGCCGAGCAGGGGCTGCAGGTGCATTTTCCCGCCAGCGGTGATGACAGCGAAGCGCTGCTGGAGTTACCGGCCCTGCAGCAGGCCATCGCCACCGCCGAGGCACCACGGGTGCTGATCCTGCGTGGCGAAGGTGGCCGAGAATTTCTCGCCGAGCGCTTGCGCGGCCAAGGCGTGACGGTCGACTATCTGCCACTTTACCGGCGCACGCTGCCTTCATACCCTGCCGGTGAGCTGATGCGCTGCGTGCTGGCGGAACGCCTGAACGCCCTGATGGTCAGCAGTGGGCAGGGGCTCGAACATCTGCTGCAGCTCGCCGGGGCCGACTGGCCGAGGCTGGCTCGGCTACCCTTGTTCGTACCCAGCCCGCGTGTGGCCGAGCAAGCGCGCCGTGCGGGCGCCGAAATCGTTGTGGACTGTCGCGGTGCCAGTGCCGCGGCCTTGCAGGCAGCTCTGGAGCATTTTCCGGCTGCCACCCTCTAG
- the hemC gene encoding hydroxymethylbilane synthase — translation MPREIRIATRKSALALWQAEYVKTRLEQAHPGLKVSLVPMVSRGDKLLDAPLAKIGGKGLFVKELETALLENDADIAVHSMKDVPMDFPEGLGLYCICEREDPRDAFVSNTHDSLDALPAGSVVGTSSLRRQAQLLARRPDLQIRFLRGNVNTRLAKLDAGEYDAIILAAAGLIRLGFEERIRSSISAEDSLPAGGQGAVGIECRSADSDVQALLAPLHHRETALRVTAERALNKRLNGGCQVPIACYALLEDDQLWLRGLVGQPDGGLLLRAEERAASGDAEALGVRVAEALLAQGAEDILKAVYGEAGHP, via the coding sequence ATGCCCCGCGAAATCCGCATCGCCACCCGCAAGAGCGCCCTGGCCCTTTGGCAGGCCGAATACGTCAAAACCCGCCTGGAACAGGCTCATCCCGGCCTGAAAGTCAGTCTGGTGCCCATGGTCAGTCGGGGCGACAAACTGCTCGACGCGCCGCTGGCGAAGATCGGCGGCAAGGGTCTGTTCGTCAAGGAGCTGGAAACCGCGCTACTGGAGAACGACGCCGACATCGCCGTGCATTCGATGAAGGACGTGCCCATGGACTTCCCCGAAGGCCTGGGCCTGTACTGCATCTGCGAGCGCGAAGATCCGCGTGATGCCTTCGTCTCCAACACCCATGACAGCCTCGATGCGCTGCCGGCCGGCAGCGTGGTCGGCACCTCCAGTCTGCGTCGGCAGGCCCAGTTGCTGGCGCGCCGGCCCGATCTGCAGATCCGTTTCCTGCGCGGCAACGTCAACACCCGCCTGGCCAAGCTCGATGCCGGTGAGTACGACGCCATCATCCTCGCCGCAGCCGGGCTGATCCGCCTGGGCTTCGAGGAGCGCATTCGCAGCTCGATCAGTGCCGAGGACAGCCTGCCAGCCGGTGGCCAGGGCGCCGTGGGCATCGAGTGCCGCAGCGCTGACAGCGACGTGCAGGCCCTGCTGGCGCCGCTGCACCACCGCGAAACCGCCCTGCGCGTCACCGCCGAGCGGGCGCTGAACAAGCGCCTCAATGGTGGCTGCCAGGTGCCCATCGCCTGTTATGCCCTGCTCGAAGACGATCAGCTCTGGCTGCGTGGCTTGGTCGGCCAACCGGACGGTGGCCTGCTGCTACGCGCCGAAGAGCGTGCCGCCAGCGGCGATGCCGAGGCCCTCGGCGTGCGCGTGGCCGAGGCGCTGCTGGCGCAGGGAGCAGAAGATATTCTCAAGGCGGTGTACGGCGAGGCCGGCCACCCGTGA
- the argH gene encoding argininosuccinate lyase has product MSSEKTNQSWGGRFSEPVDAFVARFTASVEFDKRLYRHDIMGSIAHASMLAKVGVLTEAERDAIIDGLKQIQGEIEAGQFDWRVDLEDVHMNIEARLTDRIGVTGKKLHTGRSRNDQVATDIRLWLRDEIDTILAEITRLQQGLLGLAEAEADTIMPGFTHLQTAQPVTFGHHLLAWFEMLSRDYERLVDCRKRTNRMPLGSAALAGTTYPIQREITAELLGFDAVGGNSLDGVSDRDFAIEFCAAASLAMMHLSRFSEELVLWTSAQFQFIDLPDRFCTGSSIMPQKKNPDVPELVRGKTGRVFGALTGLLTLMKGQPLAYNKDNQEDKEPLFDAADTLRDSLRAFADMVPAIKPKREIMREAALRGFSTATDLADYLVRKGLPFRDCHEIVGHAVKYGVQSGKDLAEMSLDELRQFSDQIADDVFAVLTLEGSVSARDHIGGTAPNQVRAAVLRGRELLASR; this is encoded by the coding sequence ATGAGCAGCGAAAAAACCAACCAATCCTGGGGCGGCCGCTTCAGCGAGCCCGTCGACGCCTTCGTCGCCCGTTTCACCGCCTCGGTCGAATTCGACAAGCGCCTCTATCGCCACGACATCATGGGCTCCATCGCCCACGCCAGCATGCTGGCCAAGGTCGGCGTGCTGACGGAGGCCGAGCGTGACGCCATCATCGATGGCCTGAAACAGATTCAGGGCGAGATCGAAGCCGGCCAGTTCGACTGGCGCGTCGACCTGGAAGACGTGCATATGAACATTGAGGCGCGCCTGACCGACCGCATCGGTGTCACCGGCAAGAAACTGCACACCGGCCGTAGCCGCAACGACCAGGTGGCCACCGACATCCGCCTGTGGCTGCGTGACGAGATCGACACCATCCTGGCCGAGATCACCCGCCTGCAGCAGGGCCTGCTGGGGCTGGCCGAAGCCGAGGCGGACACCATCATGCCCGGTTTCACCCATCTGCAGACCGCCCAGCCGGTGACCTTCGGCCACCATCTGCTGGCCTGGTTCGAGATGCTCTCACGCGATTACGAGCGCCTGGTCGACTGCCGCAAGCGCACCAACCGCATGCCGCTGGGCAGCGCTGCGCTGGCTGGCACCACCTACCCGATCCAGCGCGAGATCACCGCCGAGCTGCTGGGTTTCGATGCCGTGGGCGGCAACTCGCTGGACGGCGTATCGGATCGCGACTTCGCCATCGAATTCTGCGCCGCCGCGTCGCTGGCGATGATGCACCTGTCGCGCTTTTCCGAAGAGCTGGTGCTGTGGACATCTGCGCAGTTCCAGTTCATCGACCTACCGGATCGTTTCTGCACCGGCAGCTCGATCATGCCGCAGAAGAAGAACCCCGACGTGCCCGAGCTGGTACGCGGCAAGACCGGCCGCGTGTTCGGCGCCCTGACCGGCCTGCTGACCCTGATGAAGGGCCAGCCACTGGCCTACAACAAGGACAACCAAGAAGACAAGGAACCGCTGTTCGACGCCGCCGACACCCTGCGCGACAGCCTGCGCGCCTTCGCCGACATGGTGCCGGCGATCAAGCCCAAGCGCGAGATCATGCGCGAGGCGGCGCTGCGCGGCTTCTCCACCGCCACCGATCTGGCCGACTACCTGGTGCGCAAGGGCCTGCCCTTCCGCGACTGCCACGAGATCGTCGGCCACGCGGTGAAATACGGCGTGCAGAGCGGCAAGGATCTGGCCGAGATGAGCCTGGACGAACTGCGTCAGTTCAGCGATCAGATCGCTGACGATGTATTCGCCGTACTGACCCTGGAAGGCTCGGTGAGTGCCCGCGACCATATCGGCGGTACCGCACCGAATCAGGTGCGCGCTGCGGTGCTGCGCGGTCGCGAGTTGCTGGCCAGCCGCTAA
- a CDS encoding AlgP family protein translates to MSAKKKSISTPLHLLHQLSGSLLEHLENACSQALIDAEKLLAKLEKQRGKAQEKLHKARGKLQDAAVAGKAKAQAKAKDAVAELEELLDTLKVRQSETRAYIAELKRDAQESLKLAQGVGKVKEAAGKALEARDESAAKPATAKKPAAAKAPAARKPAAKPAAAKAAAKPAPAKAPAKPAASKPAAKPATSKPATAKAPAKPAASKPAAAKPATSQPVAAKASAKPAASKPAAKPAAAKPAAAKPATAAKPAAAKKPAAAKAPVKKAPAKPAAAPAAPVAPAADNGAAANTPSAS, encoded by the coding sequence ATGTCGGCCAAGAAGAAGTCCATCAGCACCCCTTTGCACCTGCTTCATCAGTTGTCCGGTAGCTTACTCGAGCATTTGGAAAATGCTTGCTCGCAAGCCCTGATCGATGCCGAGAAACTCCTCGCCAAACTCGAGAAGCAGCGCGGCAAGGCCCAGGAAAAATTACACAAGGCGCGCGGCAAGCTGCAGGATGCCGCCGTGGCCGGCAAAGCCAAGGCGCAAGCCAAGGCCAAGGATGCAGTTGCCGAGCTTGAAGAGCTGCTCGACACCCTCAAGGTTCGTCAGAGCGAGACCCGTGCCTATATCGCCGAGCTCAAGCGTGACGCACAGGAAAGCCTGAAGCTGGCTCAGGGCGTGGGCAAGGTGAAGGAAGCTGCCGGCAAGGCGCTCGAAGCACGTGACGAGTCGGCAGCCAAACCAGCTACGGCGAAGAAGCCGGCTGCTGCCAAGGCGCCTGCCGCCCGTAAGCCTGCAGCCAAACCAGCAGCGGCCAAGGCCGCCGCCAAACCGGCCCCGGCTAAAGCACCTGCCAAGCCGGCCGCGAGCAAGCCTGCAGCCAAACCAGCTACGAGCAAGCCCGCAACAGCCAAGGCTCCGGCCAAGCCGGCCGCCAGCAAGCCGGCGGCAGCCAAGCCAGCTACGAGCCAACCCGTGGCAGCCAAGGCCTCGGCCAAACCGGCTGCAAGCAAGCCTGCTGCCAAACCGGCAGCAGCCAAACCAGCGGCTGCCAAGCCGGCTACTGCTGCCAAGCCGGCTGCGGCGAAGAAGCCGGCCGCTGCGAAAGCGCCGGTGAAGAAGGCTCCGGCCAAGCCTGCTGCCGCACCGGCCGCGCCCGTAGCGCCTGCCGCTGATAACGGAGCCGCTGCGAATACGCCCAGCGCGTCCTAA